In Magnolia sinica isolate HGM2019 chromosome 12, MsV1, whole genome shotgun sequence, a single genomic region encodes these proteins:
- the LOC131220471 gene encoding uncharacterized protein LOC131220471 — protein MLLRTCPRLLTLLLFIKTIDHLHFQNLLLKIQAKFYREEIEREKKNTSLGMGNCLRHRSSMTCPSDDWDPEIESGGPYGLGGKMVGEMEKERLLDEKKRVPTTEVKIKLTKKQVDELLERVDIGGMSIQEVLAHLINGASESHLRHRSWRPALQSIPEVN, from the coding sequence ATGCTTCTCAGAACCTGTCCCCGTCTTCTTACATTGCTCCTCTTTATAAAAACCATAGACCACCTCCATTTCCAAAATCTTCTTCTTAAAATACAAGCTAAATTCTATagagaggagatagagagagagaagaaaaatacaTCTCTGGGAATGGGGAATTGTCTCAGGCACCGATCTTCCATGACATGTCCCAGCGACGACTGGGATCCTGAGATCGAGAGCGGTGGGCCGTACGGCCTTGGAGGGAAGATGGTGGGAGAGATGGAAAAGGAGAGGCTGCTAGACGAGAAGAAAAGAGTTCCTACTACAGAAGTGAAGATCAAGCTTACGAAGAAGCAAGTGGATGAATTGCTAGAGAGGGTCGATATCGGTGGGATGTCGATCCAAGAAGTTCTGGCTCACTTGATAAATGGGGCCAGTGAGTCCCATCTGAGGCACCGGTCTTGGAGACCAGCGCTGCAGAGTATCCCTGAGGTGAATtga